A genomic window from Micromonospora ferruginea includes:
- a CDS encoding ATP-binding protein, which produces MATVKLSFSPAPVHVRTARLVGVAVARRAGVREDLLDEVRLAIGEACTRAVALHRQYGLAEPVYVEMSDGGSYTVRVVDRAPIEAGLGLAALGPDELAKESLSEDALTTGVGFALLAGFVEDLQVRPVDEGVGTEVRMAWPAGRA; this is translated from the coding sequence ATGGCCACCGTCAAGCTCTCCTTCTCGCCGGCCCCGGTCCACGTCCGCACCGCCCGTCTGGTCGGTGTCGCGGTGGCCCGCCGGGCCGGCGTGCGTGAGGATCTGCTCGACGAGGTGCGCCTGGCCATCGGTGAGGCGTGCACCCGGGCGGTCGCCCTGCACCGGCAGTACGGGCTGGCGGAACCGGTGTACGTGGAGATGTCCGACGGCGGCTCGTACACGGTGCGGGTGGTGGACCGGGCCCCGATCGAGGCGGGCCTCGGGTTGGCCGCGCTCGGCCCGGACGAGCTGGCCAAGGAGTCGCTCAGCGAGGACGCGCTCACCACCGGCGTGGGCTTCGCCCTGCTCGCCGGTTTCGTGGAGGACCTCCAGGTCCGTCCGGTCGACGAGGGTGTCGGCACCGAGGTCCGGATGGCCTGGCCGGCCGGCCGCGCCTGA
- a CDS encoding D-arabinono-1,4-lactone oxidase → MAGPPAAWSNWAGNQHSTALVTERPRSVADVAGAVRRAADAGRSIRAVGSGHSFTATAVADGHRLDLAELETDVTVDVTRRLVTVPAGMTLHTLNDLLAGHGLAMPNLGDIDAQTIAGALSTGTHGTGAKLGCLSTFVTGLTLVTGTGEVLRCSADEHPDVFDAARVGLGAIGVLVEVTLRCVDAFVLRAHERPAALSDVLADLPGLYEPHDHAEFYWFPYTDRVQVKTNDRVPADDRPLPRWRGWLDDEFLSNTVFAGACCLGRAAPALAPRISAVSARALTERTYTGRSDRVFCTPRRVRFVEMEYGLPREALTEALTALRRIVDRMPFKVLFPVEVRFTAADDIWLSHSSGRDSAYIAVHQYVGMPYEPYFRAFEKVATELGGRPHWGKLHWRDAESLASAYPKFADFQALRTRLDPQNLFENPYLRQILGP, encoded by the coding sequence ATGGCCGGTCCCCCCGCCGCCTGGTCCAACTGGGCCGGCAACCAACACAGCACGGCGCTGGTCACCGAGCGCCCCCGTAGCGTCGCGGACGTCGCCGGGGCGGTCCGGCGGGCCGCCGACGCCGGCCGGAGCATCCGGGCCGTCGGCAGCGGCCACTCCTTCACCGCCACCGCCGTCGCCGACGGCCACCGGCTCGACCTCGCCGAGCTGGAGACCGACGTCACCGTCGACGTGACACGCCGCCTGGTCACCGTACCGGCCGGGATGACGCTGCACACGCTCAACGATCTCCTCGCCGGTCACGGGCTGGCGATGCCCAACCTCGGCGACATCGACGCGCAGACCATCGCCGGCGCGCTCTCCACCGGCACCCACGGCACCGGCGCGAAACTCGGCTGCCTCTCCACGTTCGTGACCGGGCTGACGCTGGTCACCGGCACCGGCGAGGTGCTGCGCTGCTCCGCCGACGAGCACCCCGACGTGTTCGACGCGGCCCGGGTCGGGCTCGGCGCTATCGGCGTGCTGGTCGAGGTCACGCTGCGCTGCGTGGACGCGTTCGTGCTGCGCGCCCACGAGCGGCCGGCCGCGCTCTCCGACGTGCTCGCCGACCTGCCCGGTCTCTACGAGCCGCACGACCATGCCGAGTTCTACTGGTTCCCCTACACCGACCGGGTGCAGGTCAAGACCAACGACCGGGTACCCGCCGACGACCGGCCGCTGCCCCGCTGGCGCGGCTGGCTGGACGACGAGTTCCTGTCCAACACCGTCTTCGCCGGGGCCTGCTGCCTCGGCCGCGCCGCGCCCGCCCTGGCCCCCCGGATCAGCGCCGTCTCCGCCCGCGCGCTCACCGAACGCACCTACACCGGCCGCTCCGACCGGGTCTTCTGCACCCCGCGCCGGGTCCGCTTCGTGGAGATGGAGTACGGCCTGCCGCGCGAGGCGCTGACCGAGGCGCTCACCGCACTGCGCCGGATCGTCGACCGGATGCCGTTCAAGGTGCTGTTCCCGGTCGAGGTGCGGTTCACCGCCGCCGACGACATCTGGCTCTCCCACTCCTCCGGGCGCGACTCCGCCTACATCGCCGTCCACCAGTACGTCGGCATGCCGTACGAGCCGTACTTCAGGGCGTTCGAGAAGGTGGCGACCGAGCTGGGCGGCCGGCCGCACTGGGGCAAGCTGCACTGGCGCGACGCCGAGTCGCTGGCATCCGCCTACCCGAAGTTCGCCGACTTCCAGGCCCTGCGCACCCGCCTGGACCCCCAGAACCTCTTCGAAAACCCGTACCTACGACAGATCCTCGGCCCCTGA
- a CDS encoding sodium-translocating pyrophosphatase yields MSGTLAADGGALSLTGANVTYVVIAAVIALVALVFAAALTKAVLAAGTGTTNMQEISGAVQEGASAYLLRQFRTLAIFVVIAVVLLFLLPVHDTDGNQTLVKIGRSAFFVVGALFSAFIGGAGMWLATRANLRVAAAAREREGGREGAMKIAFRTGGVVGFLTVGLGLFGAALVVILFKGDAPTVLEGFGFGAALLAMFMRVGGGIFTKAADVGADLVGKVEQGIPEDDPRNAATIADNVGDNVGDCAGMAADLFESYAVTLVAALILGRAAFGEDGLVFPLIISTIGVLVAIVGVFITRLRTSDRNGLTAINRAFYISAVISAVLVAVAAFAYLPATFGELEGGLTDVDRNPRLVAIGAVVIGIVLAAAIQALTGYFTETNKRPVQDIGKSSQTGAATVILAGISVGLESAVYSALLIGAGVFGAFLLGGSSITLSLFAVALAGTGLLTTVGVIVAMDTFGPISDNAQGVAEMSGDIDEHGARTLTELDAVGNTTKAITKGIAIATAVLAATALFGSYTDTLRSSYADAGVGDVGTEILNALNVANPRNLVGLIIGAAVVFLFSGLAINAVSRSAGAVVMEVRRQFRELPGIMDRTQRPEYGKVVDICTRDAQRELMTPGLLAILAPIAVGFGLGPGALASYLAGAIGAGTLMAVFLANSGGAWDNAKKLVEDGAYGGKGSESHSATVIGDTVGDPFKDTAGPAINPLIKVMNLVSLLIAPAVVAWSVGDDRNTPLRITIAVVAALIIVAAVVFSKRKGVAMDDSDHGAGTPDQHPEAVNA; encoded by the coding sequence ATGTCCGGGACCTTGGCCGCCGACGGCGGCGCACTGTCCCTTACCGGAGCCAACGTGACGTACGTCGTCATCGCCGCGGTCATCGCGCTGGTGGCGCTCGTCTTCGCCGCCGCCTTGACCAAGGCGGTACTGGCAGCCGGTACGGGAACCACCAACATGCAGGAGATCTCCGGGGCGGTGCAGGAGGGCGCCTCCGCGTACCTGCTGCGGCAGTTCCGCACCCTGGCGATCTTCGTGGTGATCGCCGTCGTACTGCTGTTCCTGCTGCCGGTGCACGACACCGACGGCAACCAGACGCTGGTGAAGATCGGCCGCTCGGCGTTCTTCGTGGTGGGTGCGCTGTTCAGCGCGTTCATCGGCGGCGCCGGCATGTGGCTGGCCACCCGCGCCAACCTGCGGGTCGCCGCCGCCGCGCGCGAGCGCGAAGGCGGTCGCGAGGGCGCCATGAAGATCGCCTTCCGCACCGGTGGCGTGGTCGGCTTCCTCACCGTCGGCCTCGGCCTGTTCGGCGCGGCGCTGGTCGTCATCCTGTTCAAGGGTGACGCCCCGACCGTGCTGGAGGGCTTCGGCTTCGGCGCCGCGCTGCTCGCCATGTTCATGCGGGTCGGTGGCGGCATCTTCACCAAGGCCGCCGACGTCGGCGCCGACCTGGTCGGCAAGGTCGAGCAGGGCATCCCGGAGGACGACCCGCGCAACGCCGCGACCATCGCCGACAACGTCGGCGACAACGTGGGTGACTGCGCCGGCATGGCCGCCGACCTCTTCGAGTCGTACGCGGTCACGCTGGTCGCCGCGCTGATCCTGGGCCGGGCCGCGTTCGGCGAGGACGGCCTGGTCTTCCCGCTGATCATCTCCACCATCGGCGTGCTGGTCGCGATCGTCGGCGTGTTCATCACCCGGCTGCGCACCAGCGACCGCAACGGCCTCACCGCGATCAACCGGGCCTTCTACATCTCCGCGGTGATCTCCGCGGTGCTGGTGGCGGTCGCCGCGTTCGCCTACCTGCCGGCCACCTTCGGTGAGCTGGAGGGCGGGCTGACCGACGTGGACCGCAACCCGCGACTGGTGGCCATCGGCGCGGTCGTGATCGGCATCGTGCTGGCCGCCGCGATCCAGGCGCTCACCGGCTACTTCACCGAGACCAACAAGCGTCCGGTGCAGGACATCGGCAAGAGCTCGCAGACCGGCGCCGCCACCGTCATCCTCGCCGGCATCAGCGTCGGCCTGGAGTCGGCGGTCTACTCGGCGCTGCTGATCGGCGCCGGCGTGTTCGGCGCGTTCCTGCTCGGCGGCAGCTCGATCACGCTGTCGCTGTTCGCGGTCGCGCTGGCCGGCACCGGCCTGCTCACCACCGTCGGCGTCATCGTCGCGATGGACACGTTCGGCCCGATCTCCGACAACGCGCAGGGCGTCGCGGAGATGTCCGGCGACATCGACGAGCACGGCGCGCGGACGCTGACCGAGCTGGACGCGGTCGGCAACACCACCAAGGCGATCACCAAGGGCATCGCGATCGCCACCGCGGTGCTGGCCGCGACCGCGCTGTTCGGCTCGTACACCGACACGCTCCGCTCGTCGTACGCCGACGCCGGCGTGGGCGACGTCGGCACCGAGATCCTCAACGCGCTGAACGTGGCGAACCCGCGCAACCTGGTCGGCCTGATCATCGGCGCCGCGGTGGTCTTCCTCTTCTCCGGCCTGGCCATCAACGCGGTGTCCCGCTCGGCCGGCGCCGTGGTGATGGAGGTACGCCGGCAGTTCCGCGAGCTGCCCGGCATCATGGACCGCACCCAGCGGCCCGAGTACGGCAAGGTCGTGGACATCTGCACCCGGGACGCGCAGCGCGAGCTGATGACCCCCGGCCTGCTGGCCATCCTGGCCCCGATCGCGGTCGGCTTCGGCCTCGGCCCGGGCGCGCTCGCCTCCTACCTGGCCGGCGCGATCGGCGCGGGCACGCTGATGGCGGTGTTCCTGGCCAACTCCGGCGGCGCCTGGGACAACGCCAAGAAGCTGGTCGAGGACGGCGCGTACGGCGGCAAGGGCTCCGAGTCGCACTCCGCCACGGTCATCGGCGACACCGTCGGCGACCCGTTCAAGGACACCGCCGGCCCGGCGATCAACCCGCTGATCAAGGTGATGAACCTGGTCTCGCTGCTGATCGCCCCGGCCGTGGTGGCCTGGAGCGTGGGCGACGACCGGAACACCCCGCTGCGGATCACCATCGCCGTGGTGGCCGCGCTGATCATCGTGGCGGCGGTGGTGTTCAGCAAGCGCAAGGGCGTGGCGATGGACGACTCCGACCACGGTGCCGGCACCCCGGACCAGCACCCGGAGGCGGTCAACGCCTGA
- a CDS encoding amino acid deaminase/aldolase, whose product MPIDRAELRDRLDRATAHLDPPYAVVDLQAFDANADALAGRAGGKPLRVASKSVRVRELLTRALKRAGWHGVMAFTLPEALWLARGGVADDVLVAYPTAHRGALADLAGDPTAAEAVTLMVDDAGQLDLIDRVCRPQHRPALRICLDLDASWRPLRGRVHVGVRRSPVHSARAAGALAAAVAGRPGFRLVGLMSYEAQIAGLGDAPPGQALTGSAIRVAQRGSYRELLARRSAAVAAVREHADLEFVNGGGTGSVAATSADPAVTEVTAGSGLYGPTLFDAYRAWRPTPAAFFACSVVRRPAPGLATVLGGGWIASGPPAASRLPQPWLPAGLKLLGAEGAGEVQTPLAGDAADALRVGDRVWFRHAKAGEVCEHVNEVHLVEGDAVVATVPTYRGEGRAFL is encoded by the coding sequence GTGCCCATCGACCGTGCCGAACTTCGCGATCGTCTCGACCGGGCGACCGCCCACCTCGACCCGCCGTACGCGGTGGTCGACCTCCAGGCGTTCGACGCCAACGCCGACGCGCTGGCCGGACGGGCCGGCGGCAAGCCGCTGCGGGTGGCCAGCAAGTCGGTGCGGGTCCGCGAGCTGCTCACCCGGGCGCTCAAGCGGGCCGGCTGGCACGGCGTGATGGCCTTCACCCTGCCCGAGGCGCTCTGGCTGGCCCGGGGCGGTGTCGCCGACGACGTGCTGGTCGCCTATCCGACCGCGCACCGGGGGGCGCTCGCCGACCTGGCCGGAGACCCGACCGCCGCCGAGGCGGTCACCCTGATGGTCGACGACGCCGGGCAGCTCGACCTGATCGACCGGGTGTGCCGGCCACAGCACCGGCCCGCGCTGCGGATCTGCCTCGACCTGGACGCCTCCTGGCGACCGCTGCGGGGTCGGGTGCACGTCGGCGTGCGCCGCTCGCCGGTGCACAGCGCCCGGGCGGCCGGCGCGCTCGCCGCCGCCGTCGCCGGCCGGCCGGGCTTCCGGCTGGTCGGCCTGATGTCGTACGAGGCGCAGATCGCCGGGCTCGGCGACGCGCCGCCCGGGCAGGCGCTGACCGGCTCCGCGATCCGGGTCGCCCAGCGCGGGTCGTACCGGGAACTGCTAGCCCGCCGGTCGGCCGCGGTCGCCGCCGTCCGCGAGCACGCCGACCTGGAGTTCGTCAACGGCGGCGGCACCGGCAGCGTGGCCGCCACCAGCGCCGACCCGGCGGTCACCGAGGTCACCGCCGGCTCCGGGCTCTACGGGCCGACGCTGTTCGACGCGTACCGTGCCTGGCGGCCGACCCCGGCGGCGTTCTTCGCCTGCTCGGTGGTCCGCCGGCCGGCACCCGGGCTGGCCACCGTGCTCGGCGGCGGCTGGATCGCCTCCGGCCCGCCGGCGGCGAGCCGGCTGCCCCAGCCGTGGCTGCCGGCCGGGCTGAAGCTGCTCGGCGCGGAGGGCGCGGGCGAGGTCCAGACGCCGCTCGCCGGCGACGCGGCGGACGCGTTGCGGGTCGGCGACCGGGTGTGGTTCCGCCACGCCAAGGCCGGCGAGGTGTGCGAGCACGTCAACGAGGTCCACCTGGTCGAGGGCGACGCCGTGGTGGCGACCGTGCCCACCTACCGGGGCGAGGGCCGGGCGTTCCTCTGA
- a CDS encoding TetR/AcrR family transcriptional regulator — translation MLDACAELVDEVGYEGLTTTLLAERAEVAIGSVYQFFPDKRAIVQALTLRTMESYLQRLDERFASDDLTHWWDGVDAAIDEYISMHRTVPGFRTLHFGDVVDLHLLDDQRDNNGVIAEQLARVLTERFGLAGVPDLRFHLEVAVEAADALIKLAFRRRADGDERVLVEAKALIREYLHRQVNAPVEAVRQG, via the coding sequence ATGCTGGACGCCTGCGCCGAGCTCGTCGACGAGGTGGGGTACGAGGGCTTGACCACGACCCTGCTCGCCGAGCGTGCCGAGGTGGCGATCGGGTCCGTCTACCAGTTCTTTCCGGACAAGCGGGCGATCGTGCAGGCACTGACCCTGCGCACCATGGAGTCCTACCTCCAGCGGCTCGACGAACGTTTCGCCTCGGACGACCTGACCCACTGGTGGGACGGGGTCGACGCGGCGATCGACGAGTACATCTCGATGCACCGCACGGTCCCCGGTTTCCGTACCCTGCACTTCGGCGACGTGGTCGACCTGCACCTGCTGGACGACCAGCGGGACAACAACGGCGTGATCGCCGAGCAGCTCGCCCGCGTACTCACCGAGCGGTTCGGCCTGGCCGGGGTGCCCGACCTGCGGTTCCACCTGGAGGTCGCGGTCGAGGCCGCGGACGCCCTGATCAAGTTGGCGTTCCGCCGCCGCGCGGACGGCGACGAGCGGGTGCTGGTCGAGGCGAAGGCGCTGATCCGGGAATACCTGCACCGGCAGGTCAACGCCCCGGTCGAGGCCGTGCGCCAGGGTTGA
- a CDS encoding STAS domain-containing protein — protein MELSLATHAVGEHTVLEVGGEVDVYTAPRLRERLIELIDGGARHVVVDLGRVDFLDSTGLGVLVGALKRLRSAGGSFALVCDKEPLLKIFRITALDQVFPLHPTVDAAIAADSTGA, from the coding sequence ATGGAGCTGTCACTGGCGACCCACGCCGTGGGGGAGCACACGGTGCTCGAGGTCGGCGGTGAGGTGGATGTCTACACCGCCCCCCGGCTGCGGGAACGGCTCATCGAGCTGATCGACGGCGGGGCCCGCCACGTGGTGGTGGACCTGGGTCGGGTGGACTTCCTCGACTCCACCGGGCTCGGCGTGCTGGTCGGCGCGCTCAAGCGGCTCCGGTCGGCCGGTGGCTCTTTCGCCCTGGTCTGCGACAAGGAGCCGCTGCTCAAGATCTTCCGGATCACCGCCCTGGACCAGGTCTTCCCGTTGCACCCGACGGTCGACGCGGCCATCGCCGCCGACTCCACCGGCGCGTGA
- a CDS encoding DUF559 domain-containing protein: MAGSWAEMRRALPSDDADELTWLLFRQEDVLSIHQALVHLSRKAIRHRLATGRWRQAHRAVLVAHNGPIGSSERRWIAVLAAGPAALIGGLTAAQAGGLQGFPGRVVHLLLPATVRRAPLPAGVLAHRTTHLPDRDVVPVGQPPRTSMARSVVDAAQWAPSDAQARAIVAAAFQQRLTADAELREVLTRMPRTRRRRLILSTALDAAGGAHSLGELDLLALVRRAGLPEPTRQVVRRDSAGRRRYLDAYFEQWRVHVEVDGGQHLDPAHAWADMRRQNDLWVEGDRVLRFPAWALRADPETVLAQLRAALRAAGWPG, from the coding sequence GTGGCGGGTTCCTGGGCGGAGATGCGGCGGGCGCTCCCGTCGGACGACGCGGACGAGTTGACCTGGTTGCTCTTCCGCCAGGAGGACGTGCTCAGCATTCATCAGGCGCTCGTCCACCTCAGTCGTAAGGCGATCCGGCACCGGTTGGCGACGGGCCGCTGGCGCCAGGCCCACCGCGCGGTTCTCGTCGCCCACAACGGCCCGATCGGTTCGTCTGAGCGCCGCTGGATCGCGGTGCTGGCCGCCGGCCCCGCCGCGCTGATCGGTGGCCTCACGGCAGCCCAGGCCGGCGGGTTGCAGGGGTTCCCAGGCCGGGTCGTGCACCTGCTCCTGCCGGCCACGGTTCGTCGCGCTCCCCTCCCGGCCGGTGTGCTGGCGCACCGGACGACCCATCTGCCGGATCGGGACGTGGTGCCGGTTGGGCAGCCGCCACGCACTTCGATGGCCCGGTCGGTGGTCGACGCGGCCCAGTGGGCGCCTTCCGACGCCCAGGCCCGGGCCATCGTGGCGGCCGCCTTCCAGCAGCGTCTCACCGCCGACGCCGAGCTGCGCGAGGTGCTCACCCGGATGCCGCGGACCCGTCGCCGTCGGCTGATCCTGTCCACCGCCCTCGACGCCGCCGGTGGCGCGCACTCCCTCGGTGAGCTGGACCTGCTCGCGCTGGTGCGGCGCGCCGGTCTGCCCGAGCCGACCCGCCAGGTCGTCCGGCGCGACTCGGCCGGCCGGCGGCGCTACCTCGACGCCTACTTCGAACAGTGGCGGGTGCACGTCGAGGTGGACGGCGGTCAGCATCTCGACCCCGCGCACGCCTGGGCGGACATGCGCCGGCAGAACGACCTGTGGGTGGAAGGTGACCGTGTCCTCCGGTTCCCCGCCTGGGCGCTGCGCGCCGACCCGGAGACGGTGCTCGCCCAACTGCGCGCCGCCCTCCGCGCCGCCGGCTGGCCGGGATGA
- the tmk gene encoding dTMP kinase, with protein MSSPGTQTDRSGFAAIRSVLRIRPFRRLWIVLSAASFGDWLGLLATALFAASQVSGSTAQGAAFGGVTAIRLLPALVLGPIAGVFADRFDRRWTMVICDLLRFVLFASIPLYALTGAAGGLVVGWALIATFLIESITLLWIPAKEAAVPNLIPRTRLEAANQLTLITTYGLTPVAAAVALAVLTRGLPGAVGGNLPDWAQPAQLALWFNAFSRLATALVVAFGIKEISEAQRGEAERTEQSMFRQFSEGWRFIGQTPLVRGLVLGIFGAFAGGGIVVGTGKFFANSLGAGDAAFSLLFGAIFVGLALGIGLGPMIVRDMSRRRWFGMSIVLASASVLVLAFAIHLSMAIVGAILVGAGAGMAFLAGTTLLGGEVADEVRGRVFAVVQIGTRLVLILAIALSSLLVGVGGSRQLAIADLGISISSTRLLLLAAGAAGIFAGISAFGQMDDKKGVPVLADLWGSIRGRPLMPAEPFVSSGLFVVFEGGEGAGKSTQLAALAERLRGGGREVVVTREPGATGVGERIRSLVLGTAHDDAPSPRAEALLYAADRAHHVATVVRPALVRGAVVISDRYVDSSLAYQGAGRTLPVDEVSWLSSWATGGLKPDLVVLLDVDPHTGLGRVAARSADADRLEAESVAFHERVRYAFLDLAAGDPKRYLVLDASRPVEEIADAVARRVDEFLVDPAGIVHPRPAQGPDTSVQPELSDAELVAMEHRRR; from the coding sequence GTGTCGTCGCCCGGCACACAGACCGACCGGTCCGGCTTCGCCGCGATCCGCTCGGTGCTGCGCATCCGGCCGTTCCGCCGGCTGTGGATCGTGCTCAGCGCGGCCTCCTTCGGCGACTGGCTCGGCCTGCTCGCCACCGCGCTGTTCGCCGCCTCCCAGGTGTCCGGCAGCACCGCCCAGGGCGCGGCCTTCGGCGGCGTGACCGCGATCCGGCTGCTGCCCGCGCTGGTGCTCGGCCCGATCGCGGGCGTCTTCGCCGACCGGTTCGACCGCCGGTGGACGATGGTCATCTGCGACCTGCTGCGTTTCGTGCTCTTCGCCTCGATCCCGCTCTACGCGCTCACCGGCGCGGCGGGCGGCCTGGTGGTCGGCTGGGCGCTGATCGCCACCTTCCTGATCGAGTCGATCACGTTGCTGTGGATCCCGGCCAAGGAGGCGGCGGTCCCCAACCTGATCCCGCGCACCCGGCTGGAGGCGGCCAACCAGCTCACCCTGATCACCACGTACGGCCTGACCCCGGTGGCCGCCGCCGTCGCGCTGGCGGTGCTGACCCGTGGCCTGCCCGGCGCGGTCGGCGGCAACCTGCCCGACTGGGCCCAGCCGGCCCAGCTCGCGCTCTGGTTCAACGCCTTCTCCCGGCTGGCCACCGCGCTCGTGGTGGCGTTCGGGATCAAGGAGATCAGCGAGGCCCAGCGCGGCGAGGCGGAGCGCACCGAGCAGAGCATGTTCCGCCAGTTCTCCGAGGGCTGGAGGTTCATCGGCCAGACGCCGCTGGTCCGCGGCCTGGTGCTCGGCATCTTCGGCGCGTTCGCCGGCGGCGGCATCGTGGTCGGCACGGGCAAGTTCTTCGCCAACTCGCTCGGCGCCGGTGACGCCGCCTTCTCGCTGCTCTTCGGCGCGATCTTCGTGGGCCTGGCGCTCGGCATCGGGCTCGGCCCGATGATCGTGCGGGACATGTCCCGCCGCCGCTGGTTCGGCATGAGCATCGTGCTGGCCAGCGCATCGGTGCTGGTGCTCGCGTTCGCCATCCACCTGTCCATGGCCATCGTCGGCGCGATCCTGGTCGGGGCCGGCGCCGGCATGGCGTTCCTGGCCGGCACCACGCTGCTCGGCGGCGAGGTCGCCGACGAGGTGCGCGGCCGGGTCTTCGCGGTGGTGCAGATCGGCACCCGGCTCGTGCTGATCCTGGCCATCGCGCTGAGCAGCCTCCTGGTCGGCGTCGGTGGCTCCCGCCAGCTCGCCATCGCCGACCTGGGCATCTCCATCTCCTCGACCCGCCTGCTGCTCCTCGCCGCCGGCGCGGCCGGCATCTTCGCCGGGATCAGCGCGTTCGGCCAGATGGACGACAAGAAGGGCGTGCCGGTCCTCGCCGACCTCTGGGGCTCGATCCGGGGCCGCCCGCTCATGCCGGCCGAGCCGTTCGTCTCCTCCGGCCTGTTCGTGGTCTTCGAGGGCGGCGAGGGCGCCGGCAAGTCCACCCAGCTCGCCGCGCTCGCCGAGCGCCTGCGTGGCGGCGGTCGGGAGGTCGTGGTCACCCGCGAGCCGGGCGCCACCGGGGTCGGCGAGCGGATCCGCTCGCTGGTGCTGGGCACCGCCCACGACGACGCGCCGTCGCCGCGCGCCGAGGCGCTGCTGTACGCCGCCGACCGCGCCCACCACGTGGCCACCGTGGTCCGCCCGGCGCTGGTCCGCGGCGCGGTGGTGATCAGCGACCGCTACGTCGACTCGTCCCTGGCCTACCAGGGTGCCGGCCGGACACTGCCGGTCGACGAGGTCTCCTGGCTCTCCTCCTGGGCCACCGGCGGGCTCAAGCCCGACCTGGTGGTCCTGCTCGACGTCGACCCGCACACCGGGCTGGGCCGGGTGGCGGCCCGCAGCGCGGACGCCGACCGGCTGGAGGCCGAGTCGGTGGCGTTCCACGAGCGGGTCCGCTACGCCTTCCTCGACCTGGCCGCCGGCGACCCGAAGCGCTACCTGGTCCTCGACGCGTCGCGCCCGGTCGAGGAGATCGCCGACGCGGTCGCGCGCCGGGTGGACGAATTCCTCGTCGACCCGGCCGGGATCGTGCACCCGCGCCCAGCCCAGGGGCCGGACACCTCGGTCCAGCCCGAGTTATCCGACGCGGAGCTGGTGGCGATGGAGCACCGCCGAAGATGA